The following nucleotide sequence is from Deltaproteobacteria bacterium.
CCTTCTTAAGGGATTCACGGCATTCCGGCTTGGCCTCCAGCAGAGCCCTGGCTATGCCGTGCTTGATGGCTCCGGCCTGCCCCGATATCCCACCACCCCGTACATTGGCGTAGACATCGAACTGCCCCAGGGTCTCGGTCACCTCAAAAGGCTGGTTGATGATCATCTTGAGGGTCTCCCTGCCGAAGAATTCGTCCAGAGTCTTGTTGTTGACCTTGAACCTGCCCTCTCCAGGCTGCAGCCAGACTCGCGCAACCGAGGTCTTCCGCCTTCCCGTAGCATAG
It contains:
- the rpsI gene encoding 30S ribosomal protein S9 — translated: MVDRCYATGRRKTSVARVWLQPGEGRFKVNNKTLDEFFGRETLKMIINQPFEVTETLGQFDVYANVRGGGISGQAGAIKHGIARALLEAKPECRESLKKAGFLTRDPRVKERKKYGKRGARASFQYSKR